The Bradyrhizobium oligotrophicum S58 genome contains the following window.
GCCGTCCTCGTAGCGGGAGATTGCATCCGCCCCCGAGACGATGCGAAAGCGCTTGCGCCAGCTGCCGACATAGGTGGCGTAGGCCGCGCCATGGGCGCGGCGGCTGGTCGCGGAATGATCGTGCCAGGCCCAGCGCGCGGGGACGTCGATCTCGAAGGCGACGCGACCGCACAGGCATTGGCCGGAGGCGATGCCGGCGGAAGCGGATTTGGGCATTACAGGCATCCATCCACGGCGTCATTCCGGGGTAAGGCCGCAGGCCTTGAACCGGAATGACAATCAACACCCAATGACTCAATATTCGGCGGCGCAGTCGAGCTAAGCGGGCGCCATCTCGTCATAGGCCGGGTAGTCGGTATAGCCCTTGTCCTCGCCGCCATAGAAGGTCGGGCGATGATACGGCGTCAGCGGCCAGCCATGTGCGAGACGCTGCGGCAGGTCCGGATTGGAGATGAAGTAGCGGCCGAACGCGATGGCATCGGCATGGCCGCCCTTGATCGCCGCTTCCGCCGGCTCGCCGGTGAAGCCGCCGGCGCCGATCAGCACGCCCTTCCAGACCGGACGGAACAGTGCCAGCGCCGAGGGGACGTTCTGCCAGTTGACGTCGGCGCGGCCGGCGCCCGAGGAGCGCGGCTCGATCAGGTGCAGATAGGCGATGCCGAGCCGGTTGAGCGCCTCGATCGCATAGGTGTAGAGTGGCATCGGCTCGGCCTCGCCGGAGCCGTTGGCGATGCCATAGGGCGACAGCCGCACGCCGACCTTGGCGGCGCCGCAGGCATCGATCACCGCCTGCGTCACCTCGAGCAGGAAGCGGCAGCGGTTCTCGATCGATCCACCATAGCGGTCGGTCCGCTGGTTGCTGCGGGTCTGCAGGAACTGTTCGATCAGATAGCCGTTCGCGCCGTGCACCT
Protein-coding sequences here:
- a CDS encoding alkene reductase; translated protein: MPAALFSPLTIGPYRLEHRVVMAPLTRMRADKATLAPRPLNVDYYAQRATPGGLIIAEATPVLPTGTGSPNVPGIYSEAQIAGWKHVVDAVHAKGGVIFLQLWHVGRVSHSSFQPGGALPVAPSAIAISDDLKAMTADGKVAAYETPRALETDEIPGIVAAYGQAARNAIAAGFDGVEVHGANGYLIEQFLQTRSNQRTDRYGGSIENRCRFLLEVTQAVIDACGAAKVGVRLSPYGIANGSGEAEPMPLYTYAIEALNRLGIAYLHLIEPRSSGAGRADVNWQNVPSALALFRPVWKGVLIGAGGFTGEPAEAAIKGGHADAIAFGRYFISNPDLPQRLAHGWPLTPYHRPTFYGGEDKGYTDYPAYDEMAPA